The DNA window AGCGCACCGAACCCGAACGCGTACTCCTCCCCGCGAGGATGGCGGCACCGGTCGTCCAGGACGTGGAACCAGACGATCCAGGCCGCCGTCCGCTGCAGTCGCGGGCACGTGGCCTGCGGAGCCACCCGCGCCGCGAGGTCGACGCAGCGCGCCCGGCGGAAGCGCCGCTGGGCGGAGAAGGACTGGATGAGCCCGGTGCGCCGCACCCACCGGTCGGTGAACGCGGCGGCTTCGTCGATGTGCGGGCTGACCCGCTCGGGTTCGGGCTCGGGGAGATCGGTGACCGGCGGCCGGTAACTGGGCACGAGGGACACGACGTTCCTCAAGGACGAGGGATGGGAAGTCACAGCGTCCACCCCGGCACCGCACCGGATCCATGGCCCGGCCCCGGTTCGCCAGCGGCTCATCAGTGCGCGGCCCGGCGCGCGGGGAATCGTGCGCGCCGGGCGGCGACCGACGAGGCAGGAGGGGTCAGGCGGCTTCGGCGCGCTCGCGGCCGGCTTCCCTGCCGGTGCCGTCCATCTCCCATCCGAGGAAGGAGTAGACCACGATCAGGACGCCCCCGCAGAAGATCGCCCAGTCGGCGAGGTTCATCACGCTGAAACCGCGGACGGAGATGAAGTCGACGACCGCGCCCTCGAAGCCTCCGGGGGAGCGGAAGAGACGGTCCGTCAGATTACCGAGCGCACCGCCCAGCAGCAGCCCCAGCGCGACGGCCCACGGGGCGCTGTAGAGCTTGCGCGACAGGCGGACGATCACCACGGCGACGGTCGTGGCGACGATCGTGAGCACGATGGTCATCGCCTCGGCGATGCCGAACGCCGCACCGGGGTTGCGTAGCACCTGCAGCTCCAGCCAGCTGCCGATCAACTGGACGGGAGCCCGGTTCTCCAGCCCGGCGACCACGGCCAGCTTGGTGCCCAGGTCGAGCGCGTAGGCGACGCCCGTCACCGCGAGGAGCAGGGGTATCCGCCGGCGGGCCGTGACGCCCTCTCCCCGGCCTTCACTGGGCACGCCCGCGGCCCGGCCCTGATCCGTCAAGTTCACTCACCTCGAAGAAGTCTGTCGTCCGGTCGTATCCCGGCTCACGGTTCCGAACCGAACCCGCGTACGGGATCGATGTCGCTCGCCTCAGCCTACGGACCGCCCCGGCCCCACCCGAGCCCAGGCCCGGCATCCTTTACCGTTCGGTCGACCAACCGGCCCCGCAGCCCGCCTAGCCTCTTCGCCGTGACGACGATCAACGTGAACGACACCGCCGCGGCCCTGCAGCAGGAGTGGAACTCCCTCGTGCTGGGGCACGTAGGCCCGGCCTGCATCAAGGTGCTGCGCATGAACGAACTGCCCCTGGAGGAGGAGAGCCACGACGCTCCGGAAGCCCTGCTCGTCCTGGAGGGGCGGCTCGAACTCGACGTCGCGGGCGCGGCGGTGCCGGTCGAAGCAGGCGGGCTCCACGTGATCCCCGCGGGAACACCGCACGCGGTCCGCCCGGGAAGCCACGGCACCCTCGTCATCGTCGAGCTCGACGACCTCGACGAACTCGACCCCCGTCCGTAGCCCCGGCCCGCCCGGCTTCGTCAGGGCGTGCCCGCGGGTTCGTTCCTCTCCTGCCTCCGCACCCCCGCACACACCATCGTCACCGCCGCCCCCGCCACCGCCCACGCCGACAGGACGAGCAGCGGGCCCGTCAGGCCGTTGCCGTGGAAGTAGGCGAGGGAGCGGGCGGACCAGGTGCCGGCGC is part of the Streptomyces roseifaciens genome and encodes:
- a CDS encoding signal peptidase II, producing MTDQGRAAGVPSEGRGEGVTARRRIPLLLAVTGVAYALDLGTKLAVVAGLENRAPVQLIGSWLELQVLRNPGAAFGIAEAMTIVLTIVATTVAVVIVRLSRKLYSAPWAVALGLLLGGALGNLTDRLFRSPGGFEGAVVDFISVRGFSVMNLADWAIFCGGVLIVVYSFLGWEMDGTGREAGRERAEAA
- a CDS encoding cupin domain-containing protein, translating into MTTINVNDTAAALQQEWNSLVLGHVGPACIKVLRMNELPLEEESHDAPEALLVLEGRLELDVAGAAVPVEAGGLHVIPAGTPHAVRPGSHGTLVIVELDDLDELDPRP